The Caldilineales bacterium region CCTCGCGCACCGAGGCCAGGATGTCGGCGCCGAGGTGTTCGTAGGTTCCTTCATAAACCACCGGGCCGGCGTCTCCGCCGTCTCCCGGTCGCCGGCTGGAAGGGACCGGCAGCTTGAGCACCTCGTCGTAGTTGAACCCGGTCTCGAAGTACTCGCAGTTGGCGAAGAAGTCGAAGAGCTTGAAGCCGGCCTTCTGGGGCTGCACGACGCCCGCCCGGATCGCGTCGTCGAAAAGCTGCTCCCGGAAGTCGTGCTTGCGCGTGCCGCGGCCCTTGATCTGGATGAAATCGGTGGGCGAGAAGATGGGGCGGAAGAGGCCGAGGTTGAGGATGTCGGTGCAGTCGTAGCCGGTCGTCATCATGCCCACGGTCACGCAGACGCGCGCCTTGCTGGTCTTGTAGGCGGGGAGGAAGTTGCCCGAGCCAAGCAGGTTGTTGTTGGCGAAGTTGATGGTGAACTGCTGGGCATCGGCCACCGAGGACGTCACCTGCACGGCGAAGTCCGACTGGTACTTGCCGGGGAACATGCGGTCGGCGATCTGGTTGAAGACCTGCGCCAGCTTGGCCGCGTGGTTCTGGCTGACCGCAAAGACGATGGACTTGCCGATCTCGCCGCTGACCGGGTCACGCAGCGCGTTTTCCAGGAAAGTCTTGCAGAAAAGCAGGTTGGTGGCCTCGGAGAAGAAGCGCTTCTCGAACTCTCGCTGCCTGAAGGCTTCCTGCTGGTCCTCGCCGGCGTCGTCGGTGAAGGAGACGATGAAACCCTCCTCCGAGAGCAGCTCCGTGGTGATCTCCGTGCGTGCATCCACCACGGTCGGGTTGACCAGGTAGCCGTCGCGAACGCCATCGAGCAGCGAATAGCGGAAGGTCGGCTGGCCGCTTTCGCAGCCGAAGGTGCGGTAGGTGTCCAGCAGCAGCCGGCGCTCGGCCTCGCGCGGGTCGCGGGCGCCAGGGTTGGCCCCGTCGAAGCGGCGCAAGTAATCGCGCGGCGTGGCGGTCAGGCCCAGCTTGTAGCCGATGAAGTAGTCGAATACGGCCCGGGCGTTGCCGCCGATGGAGCGGTGCGCTTCGTCCGAGATCACCAGGTCGAAGTCAGTGGGCGAGAAGAGGCGCTGGTACTTGTTGTTGAAGAGCAGCGACTGCACCGTGGTGACGACGATCTCGGCCCGCCGCCAGTCGTCGCGGTTTTCCTTGTAGATGACCGTCTGGAAGTCGGCCGAGAGCAAGCCGGCAAAGGCCTTCTTGGCCTGGTCTTCCAGCTCCAGCCGGTCCACCAAAAAGAGCACCCGCCGGGCGTTGCCGGAGCGCAGGAAAAGCTTCACCACGGCGGCGGCCGTCAGCGTCTTGCCGGTGCCGGTCGCCATCTCGAAGAGGAAGCGATCCTTGCCCTCCCGCAGCGCGGCCTGCAACTGATGGATGGCTTTGAGTTGGTAGGGGCGCAGGAAGCGCAACTTGTTGGCCTGGATGTAGGCCGGGCGCTCGGCCTCGTTCTTCCAGCCCGCCTCGGATTGGTAGGTCGGGCGCTGGGTCAGGACGATGTAGTCCGCCTCGACGCGTTCCTCCACCAGGCGCTGCGGGTTCGGCGTGACCTGCTTGTAGCCGGCCACCGAGTCCGGGGTCGGAAACGAGGTGATGACGTAGGGATTGCCCCGCTCCAGGTCCCAGAAGTAGTGCAGGTTGCCGTTGGAGAGGATGACAAAGCGGCAGTTCTGCGAGCGGGCGTACTTGCGGGCCTGCTCCTTGCCGGCCAACGGGTTCTTGTCCTCCGCCTTGGCCTCCAGAACGATCAGCGGGAAGCCGCGGGCATCGAGCAGCAAAAAATCAACGAAGCCGCGTGCGGCCTTCTCGAAATCCTCGCCCAGCGCGGCGAGGTCGGCGGGCTTGATGGCAACGGCCGGCTCGAGCCGGATGTTGGCCGGGGCGCCCTCCTGGGGGAAGAAACGCCAGCCGGCGGCTTCGAGCAGCTTGTTGATCTTGATGCGGGCTGTGGCTTCCTTCTCAGACACTCAGGCTCCTCGTTCAACGAAGATGGTAGTCATGCGGCCCAACGGGGCGGCGGGTGAGCCGCACGCAGCGAAGGTGCGCAGCGGCAACCCGGACGACAGCGTCGAGTATACCACCTTTCCAAACGCCACGCAGAGGCATGAGATGCCAGATGGGACGCCTCGTCGAAAATTGAATCTACCTGACGAAGCCCGGCCTCGAGTCGAATGATCCCTCGCTTCCCTCTGGTACCCCTCACACCGTGATCTTCAACAGCGGCGCGCCCTCGATCAGTTCAATCGCCAAAAGCCCGGCGTGCTCGATGATCTCTCCCCCAGCCTTGCGCGCGGCCACGTAACCCTGGAGCGCCGCCGCCGCCTGGCCGCCTTGCACGTAGCTGGTGATGGCCTGGTTGATGTCGT contains the following coding sequences:
- a CDS encoding DEAD/DEAH box helicase family protein, whose amino-acid sequence is MSEKEATARIKINKLLEAAGWRFFPQEGAPANIRLEPAVAIKPADLAALGEDFEKAARGFVDFLLLDARGFPLIVLEAKAEDKNPLAGKEQARKYARSQNCRFVILSNGNLHYFWDLERGNPYVITSFPTPDSVAGYKQVTPNPQRLVEERVEADYIVLTQRPTYQSEAGWKNEAERPAYIQANKLRFLRPYQLKAIHQLQAALREGKDRFLFEMATGTGKTLTAAAVVKLFLRSGNARRVLFLVDRLELEDQAKKAFAGLLSADFQTVIYKENRDDWRRAEIVVTTVQSLLFNNKYQRLFSPTDFDLVISDEAHRSIGGNARAVFDYFIGYKLGLTATPRDYLRRFDGANPGARDPREAERRLLLDTYRTFGCESGQPTFRYSLLDGVRDGYLVNPTVVDARTEITTELLSEEGFIVSFTDDAGEDQQEAFRQREFEKRFFSEATNLLFCKTFLENALRDPVSGEIGKSIVFAVSQNHAAKLAQVFNQIADRMFPGKYQSDFAVQVTSSVADAQQFTINFANNNLLGSGNFLPAYKTSKARVCVTVGMMTTGYDCTDILNLGLFRPIFSPTDFIQIKGRGTRKHDFREQLFDDAIRAGVVQPQKAGFKLFDFFANCEYFETGFNYDEVLKLPVPSSRRPGDGGDAGPVVYEGTYEHLGADILASVREETIGLEGMKIDRMFFERFGEAVREDPVIVEAVEAGQWDRAVDYVHRQLFDRPEEYYTLDKLRKAAAVDRRVSLREILENVFGLIPRFKSKDELLEEEFAKFVADHVPASPAAIPAIRHYFKAYVSNGYVRESVDRRRFTDLATNPVFSTRDLRAVPERYRTLIPEYIKDYVPLNQFAA